In Bacteroidota bacterium, a single window of DNA contains:
- a CDS encoding saccharopine dehydrogenase NADP-binding domain-containing protein, giving the protein MKKVLILGAGMVVKPIVTYLLNKNYFVSVASRTKSKADKMINGHSNGNSIAWTVDQETLLDEMIAEHDLTVSLLPYAHHVMVAKLCIKHGKNMVTTSYVQPAMKELDGVARDAGILILNEIGLDPGIDHMSAMRIIDNIHKKGGAVEEFYSFCGALVAPEVEKNPFCYKFSWAPKGVVMAGNNEGKYLRKGEIKYIPTEDLFKNPIRLDFPEVGELEVYPNRDSLPYLNLYGIPEAKTMFRGTFRYKKWCEVLDAIKSLKLIAYDKLNLEGFSYAEFMSKMINENNSENIKDKVAARLDVSIDSNPIAAMEWLGLFSDEKMNRLEDSPFEVISDLMIEKMMIQEDERDMVVMQHTFVAKYADGKREVIKSRMLDFGTLKTDTSIARTVALPAACGVEMILEGKINARGVHIPVIPEIYNPILDQLETMDIEMVEEYGLPMSENIK; this is encoded by the coding sequence ATGAAAAAAGTTCTAATCCTTGGTGCCGGAATGGTTGTAAAACCTATCGTTACCTACCTTTTGAATAAAAACTATTTTGTGAGTGTTGCAAGCCGAACCAAATCAAAAGCGGATAAAATGATTAACGGACATTCGAATGGAAATTCTATTGCATGGACCGTTGATCAGGAAACTCTTTTAGATGAAATGATTGCAGAACATGACTTAACCGTGAGCCTGTTACCTTATGCCCACCATGTGATGGTGGCCAAATTATGTATCAAACATGGAAAAAACATGGTTACAACTTCTTATGTTCAACCGGCTATGAAAGAACTAGATGGGGTAGCTCGGGATGCGGGAATTCTTATACTGAATGAAATAGGCCTGGATCCTGGAATCGATCATATGTCGGCTATGCGAATTATTGACAATATTCATAAAAAAGGAGGTGCAGTTGAAGAATTTTATTCCTTTTGTGGAGCATTGGTAGCTCCCGAGGTTGAAAAGAATCCTTTTTGTTATAAATTCTCCTGGGCTCCGAAAGGCGTAGTAATGGCAGGTAATAATGAAGGAAAATATCTTAGAAAAGGCGAAATAAAATATATCCCAACCGAAGATTTGTTTAAGAATCCAATTCGTTTGGATTTTCCGGAAGTTGGTGAATTGGAAGTTTATCCGAACAGAGACTCTTTACCTTATCTTAATCTGTACGGAATACCCGAAGCTAAAACGATGTTTAGAGGTACATTTCGTTATAAAAAATGGTGTGAAGTATTGGATGCCATTAAATCACTCAAGCTTATCGCTTATGATAAATTGAATCTTGAAGGCTTTTCGTATGCTGAATTTATGAGTAAAATGATTAATGAAAATAATTCAGAAAACATAAAAGATAAAGTTGCTGCCAGGCTAGATGTATCCATAGATTCAAATCCAATTGCAGCCATGGAATGGCTTGGTTTATTTTCGGACGAAAAGATGAATAGGTTAGAAGACTCTCCATTCGAAGTTATATCTGATTTAATGATCGAAAAAATGATGATTCAAGAGGATGAACGCGATATGGTGGTGATGCAGCATACATTTGTTGCTAAATATGCTGATGGGAAGAGAGAAGTAATTAAATCCCGTATGCTTGATTTTGGAACTCTAAAAACAGATACATCCATTGCCAGAACTGTTGCACTTCCGGCTGCATGTGGTGTTGAGATGATTTTGGAAGGCAAAATTAATGCACGAGGTGTTCATATTCCGGTAATCCCTGAAATATACAATCCC